In Arachis hypogaea cultivar Tifrunner chromosome 2, arahy.Tifrunner.gnm2.J5K5, whole genome shotgun sequence, a genomic segment contains:
- the LOC112745891 gene encoding serine/threonine-protein kinase Nek6 isoform X1 → MESDKMEDYEVIQQLGRGTLGATFLVLHKTQKQRCVLKKIRFSKQTDKSQLSSAPQEMNLIAKLSSPYIVECKDAWVKKGDYVYIISAYCEGGDMAQYIKKARGSFFPEERVCKWMTQLLLAVDYLHSNRVLHRDLKCSNILLTRDNNIQLGDFGLAKLLNKEDLPSPVIGTPNYMCPELLDNIPYGYKSDIWALGCCMFEIVAHQPALRAPDRAGLINKINRSSISPFPIVYTPTLKQLIKSMLRRNPEHRPTAAELLRHPHLLPYVLRCRNASPVFLPVHLINSSPKDKTKQSPKKSSGGRDHREKQEGFANHMEQVRLTEVHVTNHHNDGKLRVSTSAEDFLETKMVDPTSYTMETAASVSGSKDGSITSDSTICSVCKEADFKGRLAKEATESEITSKSTLDSVNVEQGFAAENFLQSDSVNVTTAATKIEDTLPKPMDSCKSIMSSQDSTVGNDKDDFVNEERSSPVLQPVRLEKDTESDSSLKKSENHDVFTEVSHLDCLSSASNDTLPGKDEGVATTAAHKEGSNAAVVVDKATNGISLSRPTSKGGDGTTKSVLINRSQNRADALEALLELCAQLLKQGKLDELAAVLRPFGEDTVSSRETAIWLTKSLLSSQKFNSET, encoded by the exons ATGGAGAGTGACAAGATGGAAGATTATGAAGTGATACAGCAGCTTGGAAGAGGAACATTGGGTGCCACTTTTCTTGTTCTCCATAAAACTCAGAAACAACG GTGTGTGCTCAAGAAGATTCGGTTCTCTAAGCAAACAGATAAGTCACAGCTATCATCAGCACCCCAAGAG ATGAACCTGATTGCAAAACTAAGTAGCCCTTATATTGTGGAGTGCAAAGATGCTTGGGTAAAAAAG GGGGACTATGTATACATTATATCTGCTTATTGTGAAGGAGGTGACAT GGCTCAGTATATAAAGAAAGCTCGAGGATCATTCTTCCCTGAGGAG AGAGTTTGCAAATGGATGACTCAGTTGTTGCTAGCTGTGGACTACCTGCACTCCAATCGAGTACTCCACAGAGATCTTAAG TGTTCCAACATACTCCTCACGAGAGACAATAACATTCAGCTAG GTGACTTTGGTCTTGCAAAGCTACTTAATAAAGAAGACCTTCCTTCCCCG GTTATTGGAACTCCAAACTACATGTGTCCTGAGCTTCTAGATAATATACCTTACGGTTATAAATCCGATATATGGGCCCTTG GTTGCTGCATGTTTGAAATCGTCGCACATCAACCAGCACTTCGTGCTCCG GACAGGGCAGGACTAATCAATAAGATAAATAGATCCTCGATTTCTCCATTTCCAATTGTTTACACTCCCACACT GAAACAACTGATTAAAAGCATGCTGAGGAGAAATCCAGAACATAGACCTACA GCAGCCGAGTTATTAAGGCATCCTCATTTACTACCTTATGTTCTTCGCTGTCGCAATGCATCGCCTGTTTTTCTTCCGGTACATCTCATAAATAGTAGCCCAAAGGATAAAACAAAGCAATCTCCCAAAAAATCTAGTGGTGGCAGAGATCATAGAGAAAAACAAGAAGGATTTGCAAATCATATGGAGCAAGTTCGTCTTACGGAGGTACATGTAACTAATCATCATAATGATGGCAAACTAAGAGTCTCGACAAGTGCCGAAGACTTCCTTGAAACCAAGATGGTTGATCCTACCAGCTACACGATGGAAACTGCAGCCAGTGTTAGTGGCTCGAAAGATGGGTCAATTACTTCTGATTCAACCATTTGCAGTGTGTGCAAGGAAGCAGACTTTAAAGGTAGACTTGCAAAGGAAGCAACAGAAAGTGAGATCACATCAAAGAGTACACTAGATTCTGTGAATGTGGAACAAGGATTTGCTGCTGAAAATTTTCTCCAGTCAGATTCAGTTAATGTAACTACAGCAGCCACAAAAATCGAAGACACTCTTCCCAAACCCATGGACTCCTGTAAATCAATAATGTCTAGTCAAGACAGTACTGTCGGCAATGATAAAGATGACTTTGTCAACGAAGAAAGATCATCCCCAGTTTTGCAGCCGGTCAGGCTCGAGAAAGACACCGAATCTGATAGCAGCTTAAAGAAAAGTGAAAACCATGATGTATTTACTGAAGTCTCACATTTGGACTGCTTGTCATCTGCAAGTAACGATACACTTCCCGGCAAGGATGAAGGCGTTGCAACCACAGCTGCGCATAAAGAAGGCAGTAATGCCGCAGTAGTTGTTGATAAAGCGACAAATGGCATTTCTTTAAGCAGACCTACTTCAAAAGGTGGGGACGGAACAACAAAGAGTGTGTTGATTAATAGATCCCAGAACAGAGCTGATGCTCTGGAAGCTTTGCTTGAGTTATGTGCTCAGCTGCTTAAACAAGGGAAACTTGATGAACTGGCTGCTGTGTTAAGACCATTTGGAGAAGACACTGTCTCATCAAGAGAAACAGCAATATGGCTGACAAAGAGTCTTCTTTCATCACAGAAATTTAATTCAGAAACCTAA
- the LOC112745891 gene encoding serine/threonine-protein kinase Nek6 isoform X2 translates to MNLIAKLSSPYIVECKDAWVKKGDYVYIISAYCEGGDMAQYIKKARGSFFPEERVCKWMTQLLLAVDYLHSNRVLHRDLKCSNILLTRDNNIQLGDFGLAKLLNKEDLPSPVIGTPNYMCPELLDNIPYGYKSDIWALGCCMFEIVAHQPALRAPDRAGLINKINRSSISPFPIVYTPTLKQLIKSMLRRNPEHRPTAAELLRHPHLLPYVLRCRNASPVFLPVHLINSSPKDKTKQSPKKSSGGRDHREKQEGFANHMEQVRLTEVHVTNHHNDGKLRVSTSAEDFLETKMVDPTSYTMETAASVSGSKDGSITSDSTICSVCKEADFKGRLAKEATESEITSKSTLDSVNVEQGFAAENFLQSDSVNVTTAATKIEDTLPKPMDSCKSIMSSQDSTVGNDKDDFVNEERSSPVLQPVRLEKDTESDSSLKKSENHDVFTEVSHLDCLSSASNDTLPGKDEGVATTAAHKEGSNAAVVVDKATNGISLSRPTSKGGDGTTKSVLINRSQNRADALEALLELCAQLLKQGKLDELAAVLRPFGEDTVSSRETAIWLTKSLLSSQKFNSET, encoded by the exons ATGAACCTGATTGCAAAACTAAGTAGCCCTTATATTGTGGAGTGCAAAGATGCTTGGGTAAAAAAG GGGGACTATGTATACATTATATCTGCTTATTGTGAAGGAGGTGACAT GGCTCAGTATATAAAGAAAGCTCGAGGATCATTCTTCCCTGAGGAG AGAGTTTGCAAATGGATGACTCAGTTGTTGCTAGCTGTGGACTACCTGCACTCCAATCGAGTACTCCACAGAGATCTTAAG TGTTCCAACATACTCCTCACGAGAGACAATAACATTCAGCTAG GTGACTTTGGTCTTGCAAAGCTACTTAATAAAGAAGACCTTCCTTCCCCG GTTATTGGAACTCCAAACTACATGTGTCCTGAGCTTCTAGATAATATACCTTACGGTTATAAATCCGATATATGGGCCCTTG GTTGCTGCATGTTTGAAATCGTCGCACATCAACCAGCACTTCGTGCTCCG GACAGGGCAGGACTAATCAATAAGATAAATAGATCCTCGATTTCTCCATTTCCAATTGTTTACACTCCCACACT GAAACAACTGATTAAAAGCATGCTGAGGAGAAATCCAGAACATAGACCTACA GCAGCCGAGTTATTAAGGCATCCTCATTTACTACCTTATGTTCTTCGCTGTCGCAATGCATCGCCTGTTTTTCTTCCGGTACATCTCATAAATAGTAGCCCAAAGGATAAAACAAAGCAATCTCCCAAAAAATCTAGTGGTGGCAGAGATCATAGAGAAAAACAAGAAGGATTTGCAAATCATATGGAGCAAGTTCGTCTTACGGAGGTACATGTAACTAATCATCATAATGATGGCAAACTAAGAGTCTCGACAAGTGCCGAAGACTTCCTTGAAACCAAGATGGTTGATCCTACCAGCTACACGATGGAAACTGCAGCCAGTGTTAGTGGCTCGAAAGATGGGTCAATTACTTCTGATTCAACCATTTGCAGTGTGTGCAAGGAAGCAGACTTTAAAGGTAGACTTGCAAAGGAAGCAACAGAAAGTGAGATCACATCAAAGAGTACACTAGATTCTGTGAATGTGGAACAAGGATTTGCTGCTGAAAATTTTCTCCAGTCAGATTCAGTTAATGTAACTACAGCAGCCACAAAAATCGAAGACACTCTTCCCAAACCCATGGACTCCTGTAAATCAATAATGTCTAGTCAAGACAGTACTGTCGGCAATGATAAAGATGACTTTGTCAACGAAGAAAGATCATCCCCAGTTTTGCAGCCGGTCAGGCTCGAGAAAGACACCGAATCTGATAGCAGCTTAAAGAAAAGTGAAAACCATGATGTATTTACTGAAGTCTCACATTTGGACTGCTTGTCATCTGCAAGTAACGATACACTTCCCGGCAAGGATGAAGGCGTTGCAACCACAGCTGCGCATAAAGAAGGCAGTAATGCCGCAGTAGTTGTTGATAAAGCGACAAATGGCATTTCTTTAAGCAGACCTACTTCAAAAGGTGGGGACGGAACAACAAAGAGTGTGTTGATTAATAGATCCCAGAACAGAGCTGATGCTCTGGAAGCTTTGCTTGAGTTATGTGCTCAGCTGCTTAAACAAGGGAAACTTGATGAACTGGCTGCTGTGTTAAGACCATTTGGAGAAGACACTGTCTCATCAAGAGAAACAGCAATATGGCTGACAAAGAGTCTTCTTTCATCACAGAAATTTAATTCAGAAACCTAA